The Sphingomonas sp. So64.6b genome includes a region encoding these proteins:
- a CDS encoding nuclear transport factor 2 family protein — protein sequence MSDNDRIATLEKQVSALTQRLTVREDELDVRKLQHLYGYLIDKCLYNETVDLFTDDGEVHFFGGIWKGKEGIRRLYVERFQKRFTYGTNGPIDGFLLDHPQLQDIINIQPDGVTALGRARSMMQAGRHKDHVGSEPHLQSRQWWEGGIYENTYEKVDGVWRIKILNYMPQWHADFETGWANTPPEYVPFPKVTYPTDPTGPDALIEGHWLWPTHKLVPFHMKHPVTGQEIVAERWQGDTDRESARNAAKLAEAGA from the coding sequence ATGTCGGATAATGATCGTATTGCCACGCTCGAAAAGCAGGTTTCGGCGCTGACGCAACGTCTCACGGTCCGCGAGGACGAACTGGACGTGCGCAAGCTCCAGCATCTCTACGGTTATCTGATCGATAAATGTCTCTACAACGAGACGGTCGACCTGTTCACCGATGACGGCGAAGTGCATTTCTTCGGCGGTATCTGGAAGGGCAAGGAAGGCATTCGCCGGCTTTATGTCGAGCGGTTCCAGAAGCGCTTCACCTATGGCACTAACGGACCGATCGACGGTTTCCTGCTCGATCATCCGCAATTGCAGGACATCATCAATATCCAGCCCGACGGCGTCACCGCTTTGGGTCGCGCGCGATCGATGATGCAGGCCGGGCGGCACAAGGATCATGTCGGCAGCGAGCCGCACCTCCAGTCGCGCCAATGGTGGGAAGGCGGAATCTACGAGAACACCTATGAAAAGGTCGACGGTGTCTGGCGGATCAAGATCCTCAACTACATGCCGCAATGGCATGCCGATTTCGAGACTGGCTGGGCCAACACGCCGCCCGAATATGTCCCCTTTCCCAAGGTGACCTATCCGACCGATCCGACCGGGCCCGATGCACTGATCGAGGGGCATTGGCTGTGGCCGACTCATAAGCTGGTGCCGTTCCATATGAAGCACCCGGTCACCGGTCAGGAGATCGTTGCCGAGCGCTGGCAGGGCGATACCGACCGCGAGTCGGCGCGCAACGCGGCCAAGCTCGCCGAAGCCGGCGCGTAA
- a CDS encoding NAD-dependent succinate-semialdehyde dehydrogenase yields MTYPGLAMIIDGERVSGGGRRTHRVVNPATGETLAELPLADAADLDRALETAQRGFRRWRDSTPHERAAVLQGAARLMLERQEELARIATMEQGKPIAEARIEVLMNVGLFNFYAGEVFRRYGRSLVRPVGLRSTVTKEPVGPVAAFAPWNFPLGNPGRKLGAPIAAGCSVILKAAEESPASALGVLQCLLDAGLPKEVAQAVFGVPDEVSRHLLGSPIIRKLSFTGSTVIGKHLAKLAAEDCKRTTMELGGHGPVLVFNDVDVDQVLDTMVPGKYRNAGQVCVSPTRFIVQEDIFERFRDGFTERAGRIVVGDGLDGATQMGPMANPRRPDAMERLIGDAAARGATLHTGGARIGNRGFFYKPSVLSEIPFDAEIMNEEPFGPVALINPFAGEEAMIAEANRLPYGLAAYAWTQDAKRQRRIAREIESGMIGINTTMIGGADSPFGGVKWSGHGSEDGPEGVEACLVTKAVHEG; encoded by the coding sequence ATGACCTATCCCGGCCTTGCGATGATCATCGACGGCGAGCGCGTTTCGGGCGGCGGACGCCGGACGCACCGCGTCGTCAATCCAGCGACCGGCGAAACGCTCGCCGAACTGCCGCTCGCCGACGCGGCAGACCTCGATCGCGCGCTGGAGACCGCGCAGCGCGGTTTCCGCCGCTGGCGCGATTCGACACCGCATGAACGCGCCGCTGTCCTTCAGGGTGCAGCGCGGCTGATGCTTGAGCGTCAGGAAGAGCTCGCGCGCATTGCGACGATGGAGCAAGGCAAGCCAATCGCCGAAGCGCGGATCGAAGTGTTGATGAATGTCGGCCTGTTCAATTTTTATGCGGGCGAGGTGTTTCGGCGTTACGGTCGCTCGCTGGTCCGCCCGGTCGGGCTGCGGTCGACGGTCACGAAGGAACCGGTCGGCCCGGTCGCCGCGTTCGCACCGTGGAATTTCCCACTTGGCAATCCCGGACGCAAGCTTGGCGCACCGATCGCCGCGGGCTGTTCGGTGATCCTGAAGGCGGCCGAAGAATCCCCGGCGAGCGCGCTCGGCGTGCTGCAATGCCTGCTCGACGCCGGGCTGCCGAAGGAGGTCGCACAGGCGGTGTTCGGTGTACCCGACGAAGTGTCGCGCCACCTGCTCGGCTCACCGATCATCCGCAAGCTTAGCTTCACCGGATCGACCGTGATCGGCAAACACCTCGCCAAACTCGCGGCGGAGGATTGCAAGCGCACGACGATGGAACTCGGTGGACATGGCCCAGTGCTGGTGTTCAACGATGTCGATGTCGATCAGGTGCTCGATACGATGGTGCCGGGCAAATATCGCAACGCCGGCCAGGTCTGCGTCTCCCCGACCCGCTTCATCGTTCAGGAGGATATATTCGAGCGCTTCCGCGACGGCTTCACGGAACGGGCGGGCAGGATCGTCGTGGGTGACGGGCTCGATGGCGCGACGCAAATGGGTCCGATGGCCAATCCGCGCCGCCCCGATGCGATGGAACGGCTGATCGGCGACGCTGCGGCGCGGGGCGCCACGCTCCACACCGGCGGCGCCCGCATCGGCAATCGCGGATTCTTCTACAAGCCCAGCGTGCTTTCCGAGATACCGTTCGACGCCGAGATCATGAATGAGGAGCCGTTCGGGCCGGTCGCGCTGATCAACCCGTTTGCGGGTGAAGAGGCGATGATCGCCGAGGCGAACCGCCTGCCTTACGGGCTCGCCGCTTATGCCTGGACCCAGGATGCGAAGCGCCAACGGCGGATCGCGCGCGAGATCGAGAGCGGCATGATCGGCATCAACACCACGATGATCGGCGGCGCGGATTCGCCGTTCGGCGGGGTGAAATGGTCTGGCCATGGATCAGAGGATGGGCCCGAAGGCGTCGAGGCGTGCCTCGTCACCAAGGCAGTGCATGAAGGGTGA
- a CDS encoding amidohydrolase family protein yields the protein MSHDLKTGGDRGYKRIATEEAFATREQIDAYLRMLRDGTADKGMVSLWGFYGTSPSERATQILDRLLDLGEQRIRHMDETGIDIAVLALTAPGVQPLLDVTEAKGIAQRSNDHLADHVARYPDRYVGMAAVAPQDPEWSASEIRRCARDLGFKGVQIASHTQGEYLDDPKFDPIFRALADTGQPLYIHPSTPPDSMITPMLEAGLDGAIFGFGVETGMHLLRLITKGIFDRYPDLTICVGHMGEALPFWLYRIDFMHQAGVRAGRHDFLKPLNKTIRDYLRENVMITTSGMAWEPAIKFTMEVLGDDRVMYAMDYPYQFLAEEVRTHDNLSITDAAKRKLMQTNAERVFKL from the coding sequence ATGAGCCATGACCTGAAGACCGGCGGTGACCGCGGCTATAAGCGGATCGCGACCGAGGAAGCCTTCGCCACCCGCGAACAGATCGACGCCTATTTGCGCATGTTGCGCGACGGTACCGCCGACAAGGGGATGGTATCGCTTTGGGGGTTCTACGGCACCAGCCCGTCGGAACGCGCGACGCAGATTCTCGATCGGCTGCTCGATCTTGGCGAACAGCGCATCCGCCACATGGACGAGACCGGCATCGATATCGCCGTGCTTGCCCTCACCGCGCCCGGCGTCCAGCCGCTGCTTGACGTGACGGAGGCGAAGGGCATTGCGCAGCGTTCCAACGATCATCTCGCCGACCATGTCGCGCGCTACCCCGATCGCTATGTCGGAATGGCGGCGGTTGCACCGCAGGACCCCGAATGGTCAGCGAGCGAGATCCGCCGTTGCGCGCGCGACCTGGGTTTCAAGGGCGTGCAGATCGCCAGCCATACTCAGGGCGAGTATCTCGACGATCCCAAATTCGATCCGATCTTCCGCGCGCTCGCCGATACCGGCCAGCCGCTCTACATCCATCCTTCGACGCCGCCCGACAGCATGATCACGCCGATGCTGGAGGCGGGACTGGACGGCGCGATCTTCGGCTTCGGGGTCGAGACGGGCATGCATTTGCTGCGGCTCATCACCAAAGGCATTTTCGACCGTTATCCCGATCTCACCATCTGCGTCGGGCATATGGGCGAAGCGCTGCCCTTCTGGCTCTACCGCATCGATTTCATGCATCAGGCCGGGGTCCGCGCGGGGCGCCATGACTTTCTGAAACCGCTCAACAAGACGATCCGCGATTATCTGCGCGAAAATGTGATGATCACGACGAGCGGCATGGCGTGGGAGCCGGCGATCAAATTCACCATGGAGGTGCTCGGCGACGACCGGGTGATGTATGCGATGGATTATCCGTACCAGTTCCTGGCCGAGGAAGTTCGAACCCATGACAATCTGTCGATCACCGATGCCGCCAAGCGTAAATTGATGCAGACCAACGCCGAGCGAGTGTTCAAACTGTGA
- a CDS encoding MFS transporter, with product MSERAPIRPAAWYALALVAATQMISLLDRNILAILAPSIKADLKIGDAEMGLLYGTVFALFYALFSLPLGRLADGWIRTRLLAITIFFWSIATGLAGFAGGFLLLAISRLGVGIGEAAAQPAGTSLLYDYFPKHRRGLVMAVIAAAIALGLGGSLVLGGFAAEWWDRRYAGGGAPLGFSGWQFAFIVASLPGFLIAILMWRLREPERGAIEGIVTPRDPHPFHASFGVLGSVTPGVHWVALARRGASARDWAVNSAILVAIVAGAFVAIHWAEAFSPRPPLILGGVAVSPHALQWGVIGFGLFVVVNLLQSLRRSDPPAFAVLATSPSLVLCILIGALQSLINYGVMGFTPSFLMRSYGLSPGIIGLQFGLLAAGLGIVGPMISGPLSDWVSGRWPGPGRVWVTIVSLALSPLIAMWVYHAPTVGDFYLRFTFYSLLLTMWMPPLYATMFDLVLPRMRGLTSSMYIVVSTIFGLGIGPYAVGMISDATGDLGLAILSINWVAPIIVILLLILATRVTRDEAAILPRARAAGEPV from the coding sequence GTGAGCGAGCGGGCGCCGATCCGCCCCGCTGCATGGTACGCGCTCGCGCTGGTCGCGGCGACGCAGATGATCAGCTTGCTGGATCGGAACATCCTCGCGATCCTGGCGCCGAGCATCAAGGCCGACCTCAAGATCGGCGACGCGGAGATGGGGCTGCTCTACGGCACGGTCTTCGCGCTGTTCTACGCGCTTTTCTCATTGCCGCTGGGGCGTCTGGCCGATGGTTGGATCCGCACGCGGCTGCTCGCGATCACGATCTTCTTCTGGTCGATCGCGACCGGGCTCGCCGGATTCGCCGGTGGTTTTCTGCTGCTCGCCATTTCGCGCCTGGGCGTCGGCATCGGCGAAGCAGCGGCACAGCCAGCGGGTACCAGCCTGCTCTACGATTATTTTCCGAAACACCGCCGCGGTCTGGTGATGGCGGTAATTGCCGCCGCGATTGCGCTCGGGCTCGGCGGTTCGCTGGTCCTTGGCGGGTTCGCCGCCGAATGGTGGGACCGCCGCTATGCCGGCGGTGGCGCGCCGCTCGGATTTTCCGGCTGGCAGTTCGCCTTTATCGTCGCGTCGCTTCCCGGCTTCCTGATCGCCATATTGATGTGGCGGCTGCGCGAACCCGAACGCGGCGCGATCGAGGGCATCGTCACACCGCGCGATCCGCACCCGTTCCATGCCAGCTTCGGCGTGCTCGGCTCGGTGACGCCGGGCGTGCATTGGGTGGCGCTCGCGCGGCGCGGCGCTTCAGCACGCGATTGGGCAGTGAACTCAGCCATCCTCGTGGCGATTGTCGCGGGAGCCTTTGTCGCGATCCATTGGGCGGAAGCCTTTTCGCCGCGACCGCCGCTCATACTCGGTGGCGTGGCAGTCAGCCCGCACGCGCTGCAATGGGGCGTGATCGGCTTCGGATTGTTCGTCGTCGTCAATCTGCTCCAGTCGCTCCGCCGCAGCGATCCCCCGGCCTTTGCGGTACTCGCGACCTCGCCCTCGCTAGTACTGTGCATCCTGATCGGCGCGCTCCAGTCGCTGATCAACTATGGCGTAATGGGCTTCACGCCGTCCTTCCTGATGCGCAGCTACGGCCTGTCGCCGGGCATCATTGGACTGCAATTCGGACTGCTCGCGGCGGGGCTCGGTATCGTCGGGCCAATGATCTCGGGACCGCTCTCCGATTGGGTCAGCGGACGCTGGCCGGGGCCGGGTCGGGTCTGGGTGACGATCGTCTCGCTCGCTCTCTCGCCGCTGATCGCGATGTGGGTCTATCACGCGCCCACCGTCGGCGACTTCTATCTTCGCTTCACTTTCTACAGCCTGTTGCTGACGATGTGGATGCCGCCGCTCTATGCGACGATGTTCGATCTGGTGTTGCCACGAATGCGCGGGCTGACGTCGAGCATGTACATCGTGGTATCGACGATCTTCGGGCTTGGTATCGGCCCTTATGCGGTCGGGATGATTAGCGACGCGACCGGCGACCTGGGGCTGGCGATCCTCTCGATCAACTGGGTTGCACCGATCATCGTGATCCTGCTGCTGATCCTCGCCACGCGAGTGACCCGCGACGAAGCGGCGATCCTGCCTCGCGCCCGCGCCGCCGGTGAACCTGTGTGA
- a CDS encoding DUF3237 domain-containing protein — translation MTPPGPINPIQPGLEFVYEAGGALGEAIPIGDTPDGVRRIIPIFSGPVEGPLIRGRLLGGGADWQVTRPDGVTVADATYALETDDGVVIQIRNRGLRHGPAEVMRRLAAGEDVDPAEYYFRTIPEFIAPAGRYDWLNRSVFVCAGARYALGIRLWVWRVT, via the coding sequence GTGACCCCGCCAGGTCCAATCAACCCCATCCAGCCCGGCCTCGAATTTGTCTACGAAGCCGGCGGCGCACTCGGAGAGGCGATCCCGATCGGTGATACGCCGGATGGCGTGCGACGGATCATCCCGATTTTTTCGGGCCCGGTAGAGGGGCCGCTCATCCGCGGCCGCCTGCTGGGCGGCGGAGCGGACTGGCAGGTGACGCGCCCCGACGGCGTTACCGTCGCCGACGCGACCTATGCGCTGGAGACCGACGACGGCGTCGTGATCCAGATCAGGAACCGCGGCTTGCGCCATGGCCCGGCCGAGGTGATGCGGCGCCTGGCGGCCGGCGAGGATGTCGATCCGGCGGAGTATTATTTTCGCACGATTCCCGAATTCATCGCGCCCGCTGGCCGATATGACTGGCTCAATCGTAGCGTCTTCGTCTGTGCCGGCGCCCGCTACGCGCTGGGGATCAGGCTATGGGTTTGGCGGGTCACCTGA